A segment of the Scomber japonicus isolate fScoJap1 chromosome 5, fScoJap1.pri, whole genome shotgun sequence genome:
GGTGTCCGCTATCTGGGACTGCCTCGTGGGGGAGTTCATGGCTGTGCCCACCACAGAGGAGTGGAGGTCCATCGCAGAGGGGTTTGAGGAGCGGTGgaattttcctctctgctgtggaGCTGTGGATGGGAAGCATGTCGCCATTCAAGCCCCTGCCAACTCCGGGTCccaattttttaattataagGGGACATTCTCCATCGTCCTCCTGGCTGTTGTCGATGCCCAGTATTGTTTCAGGGTCATTGATGTCGGGGGCTACGGAAGGACGAGCGACGGCGGTATCCTGGCCAACTCGGCTTTTGGTAGAGCACTCCGCTCTGGCACCCTCCATCTGCCTGCTGACCGGCCGTTACCAGGAGCTGACCACAGAGGACCCCAGCCACACGTCTTGGTTGCCGATGAGGCCTTTCCACTCCGGAGAAACCTCATGAGGCCATTCCCCGGGCGCACCCTTCCCAGAGACCGCCGGATCTTCAACTACCGGCTGTCCCGGGCACGGCTGGTGGTTGAGAATGCCTTTGGCATCCTGGCAGCCCAGTGGAGGATGTACCGGCGTTCCCTGGAGGTCCGTACACAGGTTGCAGAGAAGTGTGTGAAGGCGACATGTGTGCTGCACAACTTCCTGCGGAAGACCACGCCTGGGACGATGGGCAACCTACCAGCTTGTGAGGTGGAGCCGCTGCCAGGTCTGGGAAGACTTGCAGCAAACAACGCTGCAAGAGAGGCCGTCCGGGTTCGGGAGACCTTTGCAGAGTACTTCTCCGCAGAGGGAGCGGTCCCATGGCAACCCAGCGTTTAATGCACAAGCATTCCCCCAacggctcttttaagagccacccaCACATCGCTATTGAACAAACATCCTGCAGTAATACTATATAttgacacagaaataaaaatgtgatgtatATAAGCACCAAAAATAATATGCAGGTGTTCATGAATTCATATCATATTGTGagataataaagctttaatttggcatgtctgcaacaatacaataaacataaaatgtgcaTGACATGATAAATATGCTAACTATCATATCAGTGGTTCCATCTGATATTATTTGGTAttgttttgtcctgtaaatgattagtcagtgtcccacataatgctgtggctacctcccaacctctgacccgtcccgtagatggaacagtgtgttttaagaggttaaaataagttgtttagttTATGTGAATAACCTCTGCACAGCTTGAATCAAAGTTTACAGTACACAATGTGGGTGTGCAACAAATATCTGAAGTCTGGTGAGAATGTTCACTATAGGTAAGAGTAGACGAAAGACAGCTGAgatttctatattttattaattaaattgtcataaaaaaaataaaaaatatatatgtacaaaaacaataaaaaataaataacatatggaagagcctcagggacacatgaacaaaatgaatgattccTCAAAAGTCTGATACGTTCCCTGCAGTGATTGCTGCCCCATTGCTAAACAGCTACTCGGCAGGTTCCAAATTGAGCACAACAGTGCTGGCTTCATAAATAAGTTTATGAATTTGAAATTTAACGTATGCCTTCCTTTGGGGTGACAACCTCTCCAGGGAAGGAACCAGGCTTTTGAGGAATaattcatcctctgaggggGGAGGCTGGGGAGCAGGTTGAGCTTGCTGCTTCAGGCCGTTCAGGGTGTCCAGGACGAGAGTCTCCAACTCCGCCCGTCTGTTGTTGGAGTCGGCGGAGttttcctcctccctggctCTCTTCCTGGACCTCTTTGTCGctgtatgaaatagaaaaaacagtttATGAAACTACTACTTTCCAAAAAATGCAATAGTTAGAAGTAACTCAATATccaaattaatatttgtttaaatatcttaaattaatTATCTATTAAACTATCTTAAATATGTCTTGTACATACCTCTTGGCACTGAAGCAGCAGgggaagcagcagagacagcagcGGGAGAGACAGCTGGACCATCATCAGGGGGAGCACCAGCAGACTCTGGCTCAATGTCAGAATCTGCTTGGGCTGTAGTAGTGACAAACAtgtcttagttttttttgtttatacagtatattaattgaCTAGGTTATTCTAACAATTACAACACATAAAGCATTTTACAGATGCAGTCATTTAATACATCATACTGTTCTAGCCATAGCAATATCTATCCTCCACAACACTTTAAAGCAAATGATGTTTTAGTGcccttcattcttcacattttaacttgcAGGTTTGGTATAGGTGAGAGTACAGATtagttattttgacatttttttagtgcaggctGTGAAAAAAGTATCTGTACTGACACATCAATACAAGTCAGTTATCATTTTATACAGAAACTAGTTTCCATGTCGTTTCTGTGTGCGTGTTCATTCATCAACAAACCTCCGATGGTAATCCCTGATGGGCCTGCTGTCTCTCCCTCGTCCTCCATGGACCCTACGCTGTACTCCACGGCCCCATCTTCCTCGACCCCTGCCCCCATGTTCCCGCTTGTTTCACGGGGGGCAACAAAGGGGTCGAGGAAAGACAGGACCGCGAAGTACTTCCACTTCTTCGCTGTCCCTGCTGCTGACCCACTCCTCGTCTCTgtcaccttcctcctctccctcatatAAGTGTCCCTGAGGCTCTTCCATTTCCTGCGACACACATCAACTGACAAGAACACACGTACATTAACTgttgaatctagtaaaccagtaACTTTATGCCGGGAAAGCCAGCTACGCTAACTGgggctatgctaatgctaaccaaTAGCTGCAAACAcgcaacaaatacatatttacagaacTTACCAGGTAATCCAGCCACCTCGCTTACTTTACTCCACGCCTGCTCCTTTTTATACCGATCCCGGTAAAGGAGACAGGACGTGTCGTAAAGCACGGGGTGAGCTGTAACGGCAATAATCAATTTGTCCTCCATCTTGTAGAAGAGTGATCCAGGACGGCGACGTCAGTGACGTCAGCGACGTCAGGAGAATCTCAACGCTGATAGGCTGCTGCGGAATGGCGTCACGCGATGTCGCTGCAAAAGTTCAATATTTTCAACTCGAGCGTTGAAGCGATTTTCGCAGCATCGCGTCCATCGCGTCGCGTGTGACGCGTGTATCGCGCCGCAAAGCAGTCAATCGCGTGTTTGCATTGACTTTACATGTAATCTCGACGCAAAATCGCGTCCAacgctcttggtgtgaacacGGCTTTAGGATGCGAGGGATCTTGGGTTAATCCCGGATGAGCCCCCAAAATGATTACGACTCCAAAAAGGTCTAAGGGAAGAGGGAAGTAATAACTAAGATAATCAGGGGCAAAACAAGAGGACAACTGATGTAAAAGTACCAAAATCtaagatttagaaaaaaaagataaatcgGACTTCACTAAAAAGGAAGACAATTTAAGAAAAGTAGCAACAATAACCACTAATCACTAATCGGGAGCACTATCTCAAAGACTCACACACAAGCAACAGCCATAAAGCTGCCGAATGGAACACTGGCACCCACTGGAGCTTTTACACTGAGGCTGGTGGCAATAAGACACAGCTGCGGCCACCaatggaggaagggggagggcaGTACCtggcagacagagaaaaagaaaacagcaccaaaaaaaccccaaacacacaccatgGCATGTGACACAGCCCAAAAAGAATTTTCCCTATAGACCATCACTGTAAAAGAGACGTGAGCATGGGAACAAAACAGATGATCTGCCATCAGAAACAGACAAACTATACACTTTTACTCCTCTGGTCTCTCTGGAATCTGAGTCTGGAATATATAGGAAGCATGTGTACTATCTTAACCTCTAACCCTGTAGATAGAAAGCAGCCTCTCTCCACCCTGCCTCCCTTGGATGCTGCATGGCCTGCTTTGTTACTCTCACTCTCAGTCTTTTCTCAGCTCTGTTTTTTCATCTCACCATTTCACTCCTCACCCCACCTTGCTTTGATCTGCTCCCGATCCCCTATTTCTTTTCATCCCCCACAATGTTCTCACGTTCAGCTCCAGTTATTactttctctgtttgtttaacAATTTTTCTCCCGCTCACCTCcacccctctttctctctttctcgctctctctctctcattgtcttcttctgtctctcttgccTCCTCCACATTTTTTTCTATCGACTgccctctttcttctcttcacaCAAACCCATCAATGTGTTCAGACCCCTCCTTCCCaatcttgtcttttctttccatccacctccccctcctccataccccaccccaccctccccatCCCCCTGTTCCTCacggatttcatattttcaAAGTCAAATAGCAGTCGCTGGTATGCCAAATAGGACCAGAGACGCACACGGGTCAGCTCTCACAGGTTGCCATCTCACTTCAAAAAATAAGACACAACCCGAGATGCAAGACAAGAGAGGAAGATACAATACAAATAGGATATCAGATTGATCTTTCTCCTCCTGTACCTGCTTCCCTCTCTTCTGTACAGTCGGAGACCAGGTGCGGAAGCAGGGAGTTGCTTTAATTGTGTGGTTGGGAGAGATGAGAAGGGAATTCAAGGTGcaagggtgtgtttgtgtgtgttttttgtgtgtgtgtgtgtgtgtgtgtgtgtgtgtgtgtgtgtgtgtgtgtgtgtgtgtgcgcgcgcaatggagaggcagcagcagcatataATTGGTGAGGCACACCTGGACACTGGTCACCTCTCAACCCTGCCCCTCTGCCCTTCAAACCAGCACTATTCACTCAGGGTgcatactgtttgtgtgtgtgtgtgtgtgtgtgtgtgtgtgtgtgtgtgtgtgtgtgtgtgtgtgtgtgtgtgtgtgtgtgtgagaattcTTATTGCCCATCCAGACAGGGATTACATGCCTGTGGGGGTAACAGCAGgctactgtgtgtgcatgcctatCTTTACTGACTGTCCATCTCCAGTCAGTGtgggcaagtgtgtgtgtgtgtgtttctcatggTCCatcttcagtctgtgtgtgtgcatgtgtgtgtgtgtggtagtagTTGTGAGAGCATTAGGTCATTCAGCTGTGCTATAAAAGATTCAGGACTGACTGATGACCTCGGCCAACTAAAAAGCTCTCACTTTTTCCAACAGTCTTTCTTTGGgagactttgttttttttttgtttaacctttgctttgacaaagaaaacacatcaaaaatTCTCTTTCACTGCTGCACCCTGTGTAGAGGCAAACCATCAGTGTAGTGCGAAAAGCTCAATTGCATTGTTGACGGCTGTGCATTTGGAGTATTTTATAATGCGTACATGTGGACTGAGCTGCTCTAAAAGGAAGATTGTCTTTTACAGAAAGATTTCACATCTTTCTGTAAAAGACAAACGATGAAAGGCAGGATTATTGCAGATTGTGGAGGTCAAAACGCTGctgtttcattaaaaataaaggaCTCTAGCTCCTGTTTGCCATCACCAAccatttatgtatatatatcctTTATATAGAAACTgggtggaggtttctggcacaaccttacctacttccaaggtgcatggaggAGGGAAAAAGTCTAAAGGATCAtttattgctgtgtgtgtggtcagctTAATCTATTGTTCTGGCTCTAGAGATGGCAATATTGGTCTGTTGGTTGGTTAACAGTGTTGAAGATTAACTAGTTACATGAAACGATGTTACGTAAttgaattacaataaatgtaagtgtaatctgttacagttactgtgacaaaatgttgatgattacaaaggaggttacttCTGAAGttagacctttaagattttgtcaagagggttttttcctcattttttaatatttaacaggtTATTGAAttcatatattgctgtttttcattctttgaaatcaaatattttctaaattttttgtaaataaatcatgactcgggcttatttggagcacacatgggcttaaatggtatCACAGTAccaattttgactttttttcatcatcatatatctttattttatattccaaactctacatgaactaatgaatccattttcaaatgaaagataaatgttatttataagaaatgatttcccttataaatcatgtcagtatccatgaaaaacagttttactttttgaaagattttggtgcttagtgggtacacttaccctaacagctgaaaacatttggtagaaaattagaaaagtaattaaaaaataatcaaatgtaataagttacattactttaattaagcaattgaaatagttacattacttattacattttaaatacactAACTAGTAATTTGTAACCTATtatatttccaaagtaaccaGTTGTTTAGATggcacagacattcatggtgcccagaggatgaattcTTAATACTTTGGTTATATCCGCCATGAGgttcacatttgtggttttgagcaACAGCTGTTTTAACGACATTCTCATTtgctaacacactaaactaagatggtgaacactGTTAATATTACCTGCTAAATATACATATTGCATTGCCAACCAGTGTGTTTACATCAAGTAAGTAAGTAACAGGCTACAGTGAATTTTATCCTGTATTATTTCTTACCGTTTAGCTGGTTTACATAATCGAGGGAAGGGGCTAGATTTCTCCTGGAGATGTTTCATTGAATCAGATTTAACAAGTATGCATGCAAACATAGACATCAGTGGGTAACAGAGTAACAGCGCagtggatggatgaaaggagagTTTCCCTTGCAGCTGTCTCACAGACCCTCATGCTAACAGCTACCTCAAagactctctcttttctcctacTGCTAGTTGATTTGGACATCCAAATGTGGGCAAATataaa
Coding sequences within it:
- the LOC128359481 gene encoding transcription factor Adf-1-like, which translates into the protein MEDKLIIAVTAHPVLYDTSCLLYRDRYKKEQAWSKVSEVAGLPVDVCRRKWKSLRDTYMRERRKVTETRSGSAAGTAKKWKYFAVLSFLDPFVAPRETSGNMGAGVEEDGAVEYSVGSMEDEGETAGPSGITIGAQADSDIEPESAGAPPDDGPAVSPAAVSAASPAASVPRATKRSRKRAREEENSADSNNRRAELETLVLDTLNGLKQQAQPAPQPPPSEDELFLKSLVPSLERLSPQRKAYVKFQIHKLIYEASTVVLNLEPAE
- the zgc:194221 gene encoding uncharacterized protein zgc:194221, producing MDEITTFTTIAALYLLWTSDTRRRVNRRRRFWVHTILRRRTELGEYHRLIQELRLDDGRFQRYFRLNVAQFEDLLARVGARISRQDTNYRRSISAAERLSICLRYLATGDSYRTIANSFRVGVSTVSMIVADVVSAIWDCLVGEFMAVPTTEEWRSIAEGFEERWNFPLCCGAVDGKHVAIQAPANSGSQFFNYKGTFSIVLLAVVDAQYCFRVIDVGGYGRTSDGGILANSAFGRALRSGTLHLPADRPLPGADHRGPQPHVLVADEAFPLRRNLMRPFPGRTLPRDRRIFNYRLSRARLVVENAFGILAAQWRMYRRSLEVRTQVAEKCVKATCVLHNFLRKTTPGTMGNLPACEVEPLPGLGRLAANNAAREAVRVRETFAEYFSAEGAVPWQPSV